From a single Pseudobutyrivibrio xylanivorans genomic region:
- a CDS encoding ParA family protein — protein sequence MKVICITTTKGGAAKTTNTVEIAGALSTYGKKVLCIDVDQTSGLSKYLGVRLTPEERENYGIKTSLEVLTGNGSIEESIIELDNMDIICGDARFEKASQFFQDEDEDKYLLKDLCDEIAKSGKYDYIFIDHGPQNDIVKKMALIAADEFYITSMISDVDRDEAKRSIDNIVKLQHTRDKLVSGQIKGVILSSTSGKALKEMALEDIEGKINQLEDGENLEYNVHIFDIPQSMAIKEAQTYQVPNTIKHKSSSVSRNYYEIADYIMEGEA from the coding sequence ATGAAAGTAATTTGTATAACAACAACTAAGGGTGGAGCAGCAAAAACAACTAACACTGTCGAGATTGCCGGTGCACTCTCAACATATGGTAAGAAAGTCCTTTGTATTGACGTAGATCAGACAAGTGGTCTTTCAAAGTACTTGGGCGTAAGACTTACTCCAGAAGAGCGTGAAAACTACGGAATTAAGACATCTCTTGAGGTTTTAACAGGAAATGGCTCAATCGAAGAGTCGATCATAGAGCTTGATAATATGGACATCATCTGCGGAGACGCTAGATTTGAGAAGGCATCACAGTTTTTCCAAGATGAAGACGAAGATAAGTATTTACTTAAGGATTTATGCGATGAAATCGCTAAATCAGGCAAATATGACTACATCTTCATCGACCATGGTCCACAGAACGATATAGTAAAGAAAATGGCTTTAATTGCTGCTGATGAGTTCTATATCACATCAATGATTTCAGACGTAGACAGAGACGAGGCAAAGAGATCCATTGATAACATCGTAAAGCTCCAGCATACAAGAGATAAGCTGGTAAGTGGTCAGATTAAGGGCGTTATCTTAAGTTCTACATCCGGAAAAGCACTTAAAGAGATGGCATTAGAGGATATTGAAGGAAAAATCAACCAGCTCGAAGATGGCGAAAACCTTGAATATAATGTGCATATCTTTGATATACCTCAGTCAATGGCCATTAAAGAAGCTCAGACATATCAGGTACCAAATACTATAAAGCACAAGAGTAGCAGTGTTTCAAGAAACTATTATGAAATAGCAGATTATATCATGGAGGGTGAAGCATAA
- a CDS encoding helix-turn-helix domain-containing protein: MQERPTFNMEIVGENLRKIRKAKNLSVKEVTEYLGFSSVQAIYKYESGTGYPQVESMFALMCLYEASIEDLINKHTDDEIIEKFSKEGYRPSFFARLCKDGYKNGICNVKMDTKTG, translated from the coding sequence ATGCAGGAAAGACCAACTTTTAACATGGAAATAGTAGGAGAGAATTTAAGAAAAATCAGAAAGGCTAAAAACCTATCAGTTAAGGAAGTAACTGAATATTTAGGCTTTTCTAGCGTTCAGGCTATATATAAATATGAGTCTGGAACCGGATATCCTCAGGTAGAGTCTATGTTTGCTCTTATGTGCTTGTATGAAGCAAGCATAGAGGATTTAATAAACAAACATACTGATGACGAGATAATAGAAAAATTTTCAAAAGAAGGCTATAGGCCTTCTTTTTTTGCGCGATTATGCAAAGATGGATATAAAAATGGGATTTGCAATGTAAAGATGGATACAAAAACAGGATGA
- a CDS encoding AAA family ATPase translates to MSAFIDRIDEMASLENEYARDSASFVVIYGRRRVGKTTLINHFCENKKAIYFLATEENESENRNAFKELVAETFDETGVPSS, encoded by the coding sequence ATGTCAGCATTTATAGATAGAATCGATGAGATGGCTTCTCTTGAAAATGAATATGCCAGAGATTCAGCATCCTTTGTTGTTATTTATGGAAGAAGAAGAGTTGGTAAAACTACTCTCATAAATCATTTTTGCGAAAATAAAAAAGCAATATATTTCTTAGCGACAGAAGAGAATGAGTCAGAGAATCGAAATGCTTTCAAGGAGCTTGTTGCAGAAACTTTTGATGAAACTGGCGTCCCATCTTCTTAG